GATCTGCACGCGGCTGAAGGAGATGGCGGAGGCGGAAACGATCGCCTACGAGGAGGAGGCGCTGCGTCTCGTCGCGCGGTACGCTTTCGGATCGATGCGGGACGGCCAGTCGATCATCGAGCAGGCGGCGGTCCTGGGGAACGGGAGGATCCCGGCGTCCCTCGTGGAGGAGATGCTCGGGCTCGTGGGCGCCGAGGCGGCGATCGACCTCGTGTGGGCCGTCGTGGCGGAAGGCGCCGGAGAGGCGATCCGGAAATTTACCTCCCTGTGGACCCGGGGGGCGGACCTCAAGTTCCTGTACCTTTCGGTCGTGGACGTCCTGCGGGACGCCGCCGTGTGGAAATTCACGGAAAAGGACGACCTCCTTTACCGTCACTCCCCGTCCTCCTTGGAGCGGATGAAGCAACTTTGCGCCTTGCGGACCCGGGAGGAGTGGATGTTCCTCCTGGACATCGGGTTCCGGTCGGAGCGGGACGTGCTCGGCACGGAGTTCCCCCGCCTGGGGTTCGAACTCCTGCTCCTGCGCCTGGTCAACGCCCCCGGCCTCCTGGCCGTGGAGGGACTCGGCAGGGAGGACCCCTCCGCCGTCCCCGGCCGTCCCCCGGTCGCTCCCGCGCGGCTTCCGTCCCCCCCCGCGCAGACACCCCGGACGACCGTTTCCCGGGTCGAGCCGGCCAGCGGGTCCGCACAGGAAGGCGGGGGGAAGCCGGCCTCCGACTCGTCCGCCGCGGCTTCCGCGAAGGGGGAAGCCCGAAGGGCGGGCGGGGACTTGTCCTCCGACCCGTCCTCCGAAGCCCGAACGGCGAAGGAGGAAACCCGCAGGGGGAAGGAGGACGTCTGGGAGGGGATCCGGCGCACCCTCGAGGAGAGGAAAAAGCCCCTCCTCGTGGCGCTCCTTCACCAGATGAGGGGAAGGCTCGAGGGCGACGAGATGATCATCACCTGCCCGCACCAGATGCAGCTGGACCGCCTCCGGGAGGAGGACAAGTGGCCCGTGCTGGTGCAGGCCGTGGAGAATGTCGTGGGGAGAAAGGTCCCCGTCCGGCTGGTGGCCGAGCCGGAAAAAAAAAGCCCGGCGCCTGAGGAGTCGTCGGGCGGGGGAAGCGGCCCCGAGAAAAAGGCGCTATCGGACCCGCTGCTCGCGGAGGTCCTGAGGGAGTTCGAGGGGGCGGCGGTCCTCGAGGTCCGGCCCGCGCCCCGCAGGGCCCCGATCCCCCAGCCGGCGGAGTCCGAGGACCGGGAGCCCGACGAGGGGGCCGAAGAGACGGAGGGGGCGGAATGAAGGATATGCAGGGGATTCTCCGGCAGGCCCAGCAGATGCAGGAGCGCCTTGCAAAGCTCCAGGAGGAGCTTGCCGGAAAAACCGTCGAGGCGTCGGCGGGGGGCGGGATGGTGACGGTCGTCGTGAACGGCAGGCAGGAGGTCGTGTCGGTCCGGATCGAGAAGGAGGTCGTTTCCCCGGAGGACGTGGAACTGCTTCAGGACCTGGTCGCGGGGGCGGTGAACGAGGCGATCTCCCGATCGCGCAAGATGATGGCCGACGAGATGGCGAAGATCACCGGCGGGATGAATCTGCCGGGGCTGTTCTGACCGATGTCGTACCCGAAGCCTCTGCGAAGGCTCATCTCCCTGCTGGCGAAGCTCCCGGGCGTGGGCGAAAAGACGGCGACGCGCCTTGCCCTCCACATGCTCAAGATGACCCCGGAGTCCGTGCGGGAGCTGGGGGAGTCTATTGCCGCGATCCCGAACGCTGTGATACATTGTTCGCGCTGTTTCAATATCGCGGATCAGGATCCGTGCCCGATCTGCGCAGACCCTGCGCGCCGCGACGACCTCTTGTGCGTCGTGGAAAACCCGACGGATCTTGTGCCGATCGAAAAAAGCGGGGAGTACCGGGGGAGATACCACGTTCTGGGGGGGGCGATCTCCCCGATCGACGGGATGATGCCGGAAAACCTCCGGGTACGGGAGTTGATGGGGAGGCTTTCGGGGGGCGGGGTCGGAGAAGTGATTCTGGCAACGAACCTCACGGCGGAGGGGGAAGCGACCGCCGCCTACCTTGCCGGCGCCATCAAGCCACTGAATATCCGCGTTACCCGGATCGCCTACGGAATGCCCGTGGGGTCGGATCTCGAATACACCGACGAGATCACCGTGGGCAGGGCGATCAAAGGGCGAAGGGACGTGTAGACCGCGCGACAGTCGTTCGATCCCCCTTCGAACAGGTTGACCGGCATCAAGGCGGTAGGGTACGCAATGGGGTATTTTTCCCCGGAACCGGATTCATGCAGGGATTCTTTGGAAAACCCACGGGAGAGAGGTAGGAATCCATGGCCAAGGTGAAGACGGCGGTGAAACTTCCGGTGAAGAACGAACTCGGGTTCTTCGAGATCCGGATGGAGAGCATCGGAGGCCTCGGGGCGAACGTTGCGGGCAAGATCCTGACCGAAGCCGCCATCATCGGCATGGGCTTGAACGGGGCGGGGTTCGCCTCCTACGGGTCGGAGAAGAAGGGGACCCCGGTCAAGGCGTTCGTCCGGGTGTGCGAGGCCGGCCACCAGGTCCGCATCAACAGCCCGGTCGAGGAGCCGCACGTGCTGGCGATCTTCCACGAGGCGCTCGCCAAGTCGGTTCCGGTGACGGCGGGGGCGGTCCCCGGCAAGACGACCGTCATCCTGAACACCCGGAAGACGCCGAAGGAGGCGAGAGACTTTTTGAAGCTCGAGGGAGGGAAGGTCGGCGTGGTGGACGCGATGGAGATCGCGATGGCCACCGGCTCCCGGGTCAACATGGTCATGATGGGGGCGATCGCGAAGGCGTCCGCCTTCTTCGACTGGAAGGCCCTCGAGGACGCCGTCCAGGAAGCGTTCGGAAAGAAGTACGCGGCGCTCATGAAGGGGAACCTCGAGGCTCTCAAACGCGGGCACGACGAGGTGAAGATCGAGGAGATCCCGGCCGACGGAAAATACCCGGCGACGCCGTTCCGCCGCGAAGAGCCCAAACTCGGGTACGAGAACGCGCCGATGGGCGGCACGATCTACACCGTGGGAAACATGCGGTTCAAGGACCTGTCCACGAGCCGGACGGGGATGATCCCCCTCTTCCACATGGACGAGTGCACCCGCTGCGGCGAGTGCGACATCACCTGCCCGGACTACTGCTTTGTCTGGGAGCGCGGCAAGGATCCCAAGACCGGCAAGGACGGGATGGTGCTCCTGGGGATCGACTACCAGTACTGCAAGGGGTGCCTGCGCTGCACGTACATCTGCAAGTTCAGCGCCCTCCTCCCCGCGAAGGAGGCCGAGCAGGACATGGAAAAGATCACCGTGAAACATAAATTCCTGAAATAAGTACCGGAGGAGAGGGAGATGGCCGAAACGGCGAAAAAGAGGGATGCGCGGCCGGCGCAGGAAGTGGTCGTCCAGAGCGGCAACGAGATTGCGGCGACGGCGGCCAAGCAGATCAACTACCACATCATGGGGTACTACCCCATCACCCCCTCCACCGAGATCGCCGAGACCCTCGACGCGATGAAGGCGGAAGGGGAGCACGACATCCGGATGATCCCGGGCGACGGCGAGCACGGGGCGGCGGGGGTATGTTTCGGCGCGACCACGGCGGGGGGACGGGTCTTCAACGCCACCTCGGCGAACGGCCTCCTGTTCGCCCTCGAGCAGCTCCCCGTCCAGTCGGGGACGCGGTTCCCGATGGTGTTCAACATCGTCACCCGGTCGGTGTCCGGCCCGCTCGACATCCGCGGCGACCACAGCGACATCATGCTCGCGATGAACACCGGCTGGATCATTCTGATGGCCTCCGACGTCCAGGCGGTCTACGACATGAACCTCATGGCGCCCAAAATCGGCGAGGAGATGTCCGTGCGGCTCCCCGTGATGGTGGCCTTCGACGGCTTCTTCACCTCCCACCAGAAGCGCCGCGTCGAGATCTTTTCCGATTCGAATGTGGTCCAGGCCTTTTTAGGCCCGTTCGTCCCGACGGTCACGTCGGTCGATCCGCGCAAGCCGGTGACGATCGGACCGTACATGAACGACCCCGACCTGATCAACAACAAGAAGCAGCAGGCCGACGCGATGGTCCGGTCGTACGCCGTCATCAAGAAGGTGTTCGCGGAGTTCGAGGCCCTCTCCGGCAGGAGGTACGACATCCTCGACCTGTACCGGATGGAGGACGCCGAGGCGGCCCTGTTCATCCTCAACTCGGCCGCGGAGACGGCGAAGGAGGCGGTGGACGCGCTGCGCAAGAAGGGAATGAAGGTCGGCCTCATCCGGCTGAACGTCATCCGCCCGTTTCCGGTCGAGGAGGTCCGCAAGGCGCTCGCGAAGGTCAAGGGACTCGTGGTCGCCGACCGGCAGGACAACTACGGCGCCTATGGCGGCGCGATGACCCTCGAGGTCAAGGCGGCGATCCAGGGCGTGCCGGGAAACAAGACGATGGTCGCCTCCCGGATCTACGGGATCGGCGGGAAAGAGTTCTTCGTCGAGGACGCCGAGGCGATGCTGCGCGAAGCGCACGAGATCGCCAAGACGGGAAAGGTCAAGGTCCCGTACGACTACTTCGGCGTCAACCCCGGGGAGAAAGGGTATGTCCACCCGGTCGCCTTCGCGCCCATCACCGAGGAGGAGTCCACGGGGATGACCCGCATCGAGGTCACTCCGGAGGGGAAGATGGGGGTCAAGGGGGTGAACATCCGTGCGCTCACCGAGCGTCCGAAGCGGCTCTCTTCCGGGCACGGAGCCTGCCCCGGCTGCGGGATCTTCGTCAATCTCAACCAGTTCCTGAAAGGGATCGAGGGGTTCGTGACGGTTCTGTTTCACACCGGCTGCGGGATGGTGGTCACGACGGGCTACCCCTTCACGTCGCACAAGGTCACCTACATCCACAACCTCTTCCAGAACGGCGCTGCGACCCTGTCGGGAGTCGTCGAGATGTTCGAGGAGCGCAAGAAGCGCGGCGAGATCCCGAAGGAGGAGAAGATCACTTTCATCATGGTGACCGGCGACGGCGGCCACGACATCGGGATGGGGCCCTCCATCGGGGCGGCGTTGCGGGGGCACCGGATGATCATCCTGGAGTACGACAACCAGGGGTACCAGAACACGGGCTCCCAGCTCTCGTTCACCGTCCCGATGGGGCACTCCACGTCGACCTCGAACTACGGGCCGTACCAGCACGGCAAGTCGACGCACCACAAGGACACCGCCCAGATCTTCGTCTCGTGCAATATCCCGTACGTCTTCACGGCCGCGGAGAGCAACCACCGCGACATGATCCGCAAGGCCGTCAAGGCGCAGAAGTACTCCGAGGAGGGGCTGGTGTTCGGCAAGCTCATCTCCATGTGCCCGCTCGCCTGGCGGACCGAGGAGCGGATCTCGGTCCCCATCATCCAGGCCGCGGTCGACTCCTGCTTCTTCCCCCTCTACGAGGTGGAGCGCGGGATCACGACGATCAACTACGATCCGGAGGAGAAGGGGAAGAAAGTGCCGGTGACCGAGTGGCTCCAGCAGATGGGGAAAACCAAGCATCTGCTCAAGTCGGAGTGCAAGCCGGTGCTCGCCGCGATCCAGGCCGAGGTGGACCGGCGCTGGGCGCGCCTCAAGGAGATGCACAAAAACCCGCTCCTGTGAAAAGGGACGTTCCTAAGAACTTCGATGAGGCCGGGGGGGCGGTGGCTCCCCGGGCCTTTTTTACCGCTGCGTCTCGTAATTCAAGATCCCGTATCGGGCCGAATCCCTGAGGTGTTCCCCCCCCGGTGCCCGGGATACGCCCCCGGCGGGATCGTTTCCCGCCCGAACGGGCAGCGAAGCGACCGGGGCTGCCGATCCGATGGCTCGACAGGCTACTTGCAGGCTGTCCCTGCCCTCGGAAGAAAGGGCCGGGAGGAATAGTGGACATGCCGGGAACGATCCCGGCTCAGGAGAAGCAAAGGACTCCCGCCTCGGGGTTCTCCCGGAGATAGGACAGGAACGCATCGACGCAATGCGGGTCGAACTGGTTGCCCCTGCAGCGGGCAAGCTCCTCCATCGCTTCCTCCTTCGTCCGGGTGGGCTTGTATGCGCGGTCCGAGATCATGGCGTCGAAGCTGTCCGCGACCGAAAGGATCCTCGCCGCCAGGGGGATTTCCTCTCCCTTCAGCCGGTCCGGATATCCTTCCCCGTCGTATCGCTCGTGGTGGTGCCGGAC
This sequence is a window from Candidatus Deferrimicrobiaceae bacterium. Protein-coding genes within it:
- a CDS encoding YbaB/EbfC family nucleoid-associated protein codes for the protein MKDMQGILRQAQQMQERLAKLQEELAGKTVEASAGGGMVTVVVNGRQEVVSVRIEKEVVSPEDVELLQDLVAGAVNEAISRSRKMMADEMAKITGGMNLPGLF
- a CDS encoding thiamine pyrophosphate-dependent enzyme, translating into MAETAKKRDARPAQEVVVQSGNEIAATAAKQINYHIMGYYPITPSTEIAETLDAMKAEGEHDIRMIPGDGEHGAAGVCFGATTAGGRVFNATSANGLLFALEQLPVQSGTRFPMVFNIVTRSVSGPLDIRGDHSDIMLAMNTGWIILMASDVQAVYDMNLMAPKIGEEMSVRLPVMVAFDGFFTSHQKRRVEIFSDSNVVQAFLGPFVPTVTSVDPRKPVTIGPYMNDPDLINNKKQQADAMVRSYAVIKKVFAEFEALSGRRYDILDLYRMEDAEAALFILNSAAETAKEAVDALRKKGMKVGLIRLNVIRPFPVEEVRKALAKVKGLVVADRQDNYGAYGGAMTLEVKAAIQGVPGNKTMVASRIYGIGGKEFFVEDAEAMLREAHEIAKTGKVKVPYDYFGVNPGEKGYVHPVAFAPITEEESTGMTRIEVTPEGKMGVKGVNIRALTERPKRLSSGHGACPGCGIFVNLNQFLKGIEGFVTVLFHTGCGMVVTTGYPFTSHKVTYIHNLFQNGAATLSGVVEMFEERKKRGEIPKEEKITFIMVTGDGGHDIGMGPSIGAALRGHRMIILEYDNQGYQNTGSQLSFTVPMGHSTSTSNYGPYQHGKSTHHKDTAQIFVSCNIPYVFTAAESNHRDMIRKAVKAQKYSEEGLVFGKLISMCPLAWRTEERISVPIIQAAVDSCFFPLYEVERGITTINYDPEEKGKKVPVTEWLQQMGKTKHLLKSECKPVLAAIQAEVDRRWARLKEMHKNPLL
- the dnaX gene encoding DNA polymerase III subunit gamma/tau: MAYEALSRKWRPKTFGEVVGQGHVTRALANAISLGKIHHAYLFAGTRGVGKTTFARILARALNCEKGPTSSPCLTCPACVEILAGSSVDVQEIDGASNTGIDDVRRLRENAAYAPARSRYKIYIIDEVHMLSKAAFNGLLKTLEEPPPHVVFVLATTEPNRIPDTILSRVQRFDFRMLTEEEICTRLKEMAEAETIAYEEEALRLVARYAFGSMRDGQSIIEQAAVLGNGRIPASLVEEMLGLVGAEAAIDLVWAVVAEGAGEAIRKFTSLWTRGADLKFLYLSVVDVLRDAAVWKFTEKDDLLYRHSPSSLERMKQLCALRTREEWMFLLDIGFRSERDVLGTEFPRLGFELLLLRLVNAPGLLAVEGLGREDPSAVPGRPPVAPARLPSPPAQTPRTTVSRVEPASGSAQEGGGKPASDSSAAASAKGEARRAGGDLSSDPSSEARTAKEETRRGKEDVWEGIRRTLEERKKPLLVALLHQMRGRLEGDEMIITCPHQMQLDRLREEDKWPVLVQAVENVVGRKVPVRLVAEPEKKSPAPEESSGGGSGPEKKALSDPLLAEVLREFEGAAVLEVRPAPRRAPIPQPAESEDREPDEGAEETEGAE
- a CDS encoding 2-oxoacid:acceptor oxidoreductase family protein, translated to MAKVKTAVKLPVKNELGFFEIRMESIGGLGANVAGKILTEAAIIGMGLNGAGFASYGSEKKGTPVKAFVRVCEAGHQVRINSPVEEPHVLAIFHEALAKSVPVTAGAVPGKTTVILNTRKTPKEARDFLKLEGGKVGVVDAMEIAMATGSRVNMVMMGAIAKASAFFDWKALEDAVQEAFGKKYAALMKGNLEALKRGHDEVKIEEIPADGKYPATPFRREEPKLGYENAPMGGTIYTVGNMRFKDLSTSRTGMIPLFHMDECTRCGECDITCPDYCFVWERGKDPKTGKDGMVLLGIDYQYCKGCLRCTYICKFSALLPAKEAEQDMEKITVKHKFLK
- the recR gene encoding recombination mediator RecR; amino-acid sequence: MSYPKPLRRLISLLAKLPGVGEKTATRLALHMLKMTPESVRELGESIAAIPNAVIHCSRCFNIADQDPCPICADPARRDDLLCVVENPTDLVPIEKSGEYRGRYHVLGGAISPIDGMMPENLRVRELMGRLSGGGVGEVILATNLTAEGEATAAYLAGAIKPLNIRVTRIAYGMPVGSDLEYTDEITVGRAIKGRRDV